One stretch of Paraburkholderia fungorum DNA includes these proteins:
- a CDS encoding SDR family NAD(P)-dependent oxidoreductase yields MSDAGREAGDVISPKADRVVLITGAGSGIGAALARRIAGPRQSLMLHSRGADDAARERLAQVAAECSASGAICATVFGDLAERGAAEHVIDQTLATFGALDQLVANAGHAQRQALNALDPDSFSSAFAAMPAAFAALVKRAMPALETSKRGRVIALSSFVAHRYRADAPFAATAAAKAALESLAKTAAAELAPYGVTVNCVAPGYTRKDRGPSADNASVWQRAAEATPLGHVAEPADVAALIAFLLSDEARHITGQVIHIDGGLTLG; encoded by the coding sequence ATGAGCGACGCCGGCCGCGAAGCGGGCGACGTGATTAGCCCAAAGGCTGATCGCGTCGTGCTGATCACCGGCGCCGGTTCCGGTATCGGCGCGGCGCTTGCGCGTCGTATCGCGGGGCCGCGTCAATCGTTGATGTTGCACTCGCGCGGCGCCGACGATGCCGCCCGCGAACGTCTCGCGCAGGTGGCCGCCGAATGCAGCGCGAGCGGCGCAATCTGCGCGACAGTATTCGGCGATCTCGCCGAACGTGGCGCCGCGGAACATGTGATCGACCAGACGTTGGCGACATTCGGCGCGCTCGATCAACTGGTCGCCAACGCGGGACATGCTCAACGTCAGGCGCTCAATGCGCTCGATCCCGACTCATTCAGCAGCGCTTTTGCTGCGATGCCGGCCGCGTTCGCGGCGCTCGTCAAACGCGCAATGCCCGCGCTGGAAACGTCAAAGCGCGGCCGCGTGATCGCGCTGAGTTCTTTCGTCGCGCATCGTTATCGCGCGGACGCACCGTTTGCCGCGACGGCGGCGGCAAAAGCAGCGCTTGAATCGCTGGCTAAAACGGCTGCGGCTGAACTGGCGCCGTACGGCGTCACCGTTAATTGCGTGGCGCCCGGTTATACCCGCAAGGATCGCGGCCCAAGTGCCGATAACGCATCGGTATGGCAACGCGCCGCCGAAGCAACGCCGCTCGGCCATGTCGCTGAACCTGCCGATGTTGCCGCGCTGATCGCGTTTCTTCTGTCGGACGAAGCGCGTCATATCACCGGCCAGGTGATTCATATCGACGGCGGTCTCACGCTCGGCTGA
- a CDS encoding DUF6726 family protein, translated as MSTSRTSERLIRVVAWLTLGATLLPLGGCGVVALPCRLTAAAADIIPVVGHAAATPFNACASAID; from the coding sequence GTGTCGACCTCGAGAACATCTGAACGCCTGATACGTGTCGTTGCGTGGTTGACGCTCGGCGCGACGCTGCTGCCGCTCGGCGGCTGCGGCGTCGTTGCGCTGCCGTGCCGGCTGACTGCGGCCGCGGCGGACATCATCCCGGTCGTGGGCCATGCGGCGGCCACGCCGTTCAACGCATGTGCGTCGGCGATCGACTGA
- a CDS encoding ABC transporter ATP-binding protein/permease produces the protein MTPTTSASPALPPDEKVSAWSLIKPYWVSEEKKVAWGLLITIVVMNLLIVWINVRLNRWSADFYNALQSKNVHDFPHLLMVFSLLAFAFIILAVYRGYLRQMLGFRWRQWLTTRYLNEWLKDSAFYRIERDRLADNPDQRISDDLQSLATSTLSLTLDLLSTVVTLVSFITILWSLAGALSISLGGMPLQIPGYMVWAAALYAVIGSVVIQKVGHPLVPINYQAQKVEADFRFGLIRLRENAEQIAFYNGMEVEKKNAHSLFGRIRDNWWQVMKYTKRLTFVSAFYGQIAIIFPIVVAAPRYFAGAFSFGVLMQISSAFGTVSDSFSWFINSYGSLVEWRATVNRLREFKRVVHAPRLKESVSPATEHGGINLHFVDEDRLSTEGLKLALPNGSPLSRIRDIAIEPGSRWLVRGPSGAGKSTLMRALAGLWPFGDGAIDAPVNARMMFIPQVSYMPIGTLKAALAYPSAADTYTDDECREALVICHLSEYADRLQESGHWTRILSPGEQQRLAGARVLLHKPDYLFLDEATSALDAENEARLYRLFTERLPKAAIVSVAHRESLAAFHEETLDVERAGEPVAA, from the coding sequence ATGACACCGACCACCTCTGCCAGCCCCGCGCTGCCGCCAGACGAAAAAGTCTCCGCCTGGAGCCTGATCAAACCTTACTGGGTCTCCGAGGAAAAAAAAGTTGCCTGGGGCCTGCTCATCACGATCGTGGTGATGAACCTGCTTATCGTGTGGATCAACGTGCGCCTGAACCGCTGGAGCGCCGACTTCTACAACGCGCTGCAAAGCAAGAACGTGCACGATTTTCCGCACCTGCTGATGGTGTTTTCGCTGCTCGCGTTCGCCTTCATCATTCTCGCGGTGTACCGCGGTTATCTGCGTCAGATGCTCGGATTCCGCTGGCGTCAGTGGCTCACCACCCGGTACCTGAACGAGTGGCTGAAAGACAGCGCCTTCTACCGGATCGAACGCGACCGGCTCGCCGACAACCCCGACCAGCGGATCAGCGACGACCTGCAATCGCTCGCCACCAGCACGCTGTCGCTAACCCTCGACCTGCTGTCCACCGTTGTCACGCTGGTGTCGTTCATCACGATCCTCTGGTCGCTGGCCGGCGCGCTGAGCATCTCGCTCGGCGGCATGCCGCTGCAGATTCCCGGCTACATGGTGTGGGCCGCGGCGCTGTACGCGGTGATCGGTTCGGTCGTCATCCAGAAGGTGGGCCATCCGCTCGTGCCGATCAACTACCAGGCGCAGAAAGTCGAGGCGGACTTCCGTTTCGGCCTGATCCGGCTGCGCGAGAACGCCGAACAGATCGCCTTCTACAACGGCATGGAAGTCGAGAAGAAGAACGCGCACTCGCTGTTCGGCCGCATCCGCGACAACTGGTGGCAGGTGATGAAGTACACCAAGCGGCTCACTTTCGTATCCGCCTTCTACGGCCAGATCGCCATCATCTTCCCGATCGTGGTCGCCGCGCCCCGCTACTTCGCCGGCGCGTTCTCGTTCGGCGTGCTGATGCAGATTTCGAGTGCGTTCGGCACCGTCAGCGATTCGTTCTCGTGGTTCATCAACAGTTACGGCAGCCTCGTCGAATGGCGCGCTACGGTGAACCGGCTGCGCGAATTCAAGCGCGTCGTGCATGCGCCGCGTCTGAAGGAGTCGGTGTCGCCGGCTACCGAACATGGCGGCATCAACCTGCATTTCGTCGATGAAGACCGCCTCTCCACCGAAGGCCTCAAGCTCGCGCTGCCGAACGGCAGCCCGCTGTCGCGCATCCGCGATATCGCGATCGAGCCGGGTTCGCGCTGGCTGGTGCGGGGTCCGTCGGGCGCGGGCAAGAGCACGCTGATGCGCGCGCTCGCCGGCTTGTGGCCGTTCGGCGACGGCGCGATCGACGCACCGGTCAACGCGCGCATGATGTTCATTCCGCAGGTCAGCTATATGCCGATCGGCACGCTGAAAGCGGCGCTCGCCTACCCCTCGGCCGCCGACACCTATACCGACGACGAATGCCGCGAGGCGCTCGTCATCTGCCACCTGTCGGAATACGCGGATCGCCTGCAGGAATCGGGGCACTGGACGCGGATTCTGTCGCCGGGTGAGCAACAGCGTCTGGCCGGTGCGCGCGTGCTGCTGCACAAGCCCGACTACCTGTTCCTCGACGAAGCGACCAGCGCGCTCGACGCGGAAAACGAGGCGCGTCTTTATCGCCTGTTCACCGAGCGCTTGCCGAAGGCGGCGATTGTCAGCGTCGCGCATCGCGAATCGCTGGCTGCGTTCCACGAAGAAACGCTCGATGTCGAGCGTGCCGGCGAACCTGTCGCGGCATGA
- a CDS encoding FAD-dependent oxidoreductase: MNRPTSPTPDFAVLGGGLSGRLVAWRLAGQGHRVALYERGDAAGTQAAAWVAAAMLAPLAEAASAELLITRLGASSLDTWPQVLAELPEPVFFQRNGTLVVWHHADRTEAPLFERRVRSNAPAELLDGGFVTLAGAQVGAAEPALAGRFNQGWLLPREGQLDNRQVLAALAAGLAQRGVDTHWNTPVDDAALPPARITIDCRGLGAKPALPTLRGIRGEVARVHAPGIKLTRPVRLLHPRYPLYIAPKENDLYVIGATEVEGEDMSPVSVRSALELLSAAFSVHPGFGEARILELNSQCRPTLPDHRPALLWDGAQTLRVNGLYRHGYMIVPEVADEAVRFASALLDGRVGDADAFADWRHAARWSELFQLDSAREPA, from the coding sequence ATGAACCGTCCCACCTCCCCAACACCCGATTTCGCCGTGCTCGGCGGCGGTCTTAGCGGACGGCTGGTCGCATGGCGTCTGGCAGGGCAGGGGCATCGCGTGGCGCTGTATGAGCGTGGCGATGCCGCCGGCACTCAGGCCGCAGCGTGGGTGGCAGCCGCGATGCTCGCGCCGCTCGCCGAAGCCGCCAGCGCGGAGTTGCTGATTACGCGGCTGGGCGCCAGTTCGCTCGACACCTGGCCGCAAGTGCTCGCGGAATTGCCCGAACCCGTGTTTTTCCAGCGCAACGGCACGCTGGTGGTCTGGCATCACGCGGATCGCACCGAAGCGCCTCTGTTCGAACGCCGGGTGCGTTCGAATGCGCCAGCCGAGTTGCTCGACGGCGGTTTCGTGACGCTGGCGGGTGCACAAGTCGGGGCAGCGGAGCCCGCTCTGGCAGGCCGCTTCAATCAGGGCTGGCTGCTGCCGCGCGAAGGTCAACTGGATAACCGTCAGGTGCTCGCCGCGCTGGCCGCGGGGCTCGCGCAACGCGGCGTCGACACTCACTGGAACACGCCGGTCGACGATGCCGCGCTGCCGCCCGCGCGCATCACGATCGACTGCCGGGGGCTCGGCGCGAAGCCCGCGCTGCCCACTTTGCGCGGCATTCGCGGCGAAGTCGCGCGCGTGCACGCTCCCGGCATCAAGCTGACGCGGCCGGTGCGGCTGCTGCATCCGCGTTATCCGCTGTATATCGCGCCGAAAGAGAACGATCTGTACGTGATCGGTGCGACCGAAGTCGAAGGCGAGGACATGTCGCCGGTCAGCGTGCGCTCGGCGCTCGAATTGCTGAGCGCGGCGTTTTCGGTGCATCCCGGTTTCGGCGAGGCTCGCATCCTCGAACTGAATTCGCAGTGCCGCCCGACTTTGCCGGATCACCGGCCGGCGCTGCTGTGGGACGGCGCGCAGACGCTGCGCGTGAACGGCCTGTACCGGCACGGCTACATGATCGTGCCCGAGGTCGCCGACGAAGCCGTCCGTTTCGCTTCAGCGCTGCTCGACGGCCGTGTGGGCGATGCCGACGCGTTCGCCGACTGGCGCCACGCCGCGCGCTGGAGCGAGCTTTTCCAACTGGATTCCGCGCGGGAGCCGGCATGA
- a CDS encoding flagellar basal body L-ring protein FlgH, with amino-acid sequence MTALRLTVALGATFWLAACASHSDSIVETPMAPPLASTPLNINTQGAIYQAGQTLLMYETPRAQHIGDVLTIVLSESYNGNNSATAAASRSSSITATAADQSTNAAARLARLFNIGSASTTYAGQGNITDTSAMTGTLAVTVIGTMPTGNLVVSGEKVISQSGNRDRLRLSGIVNPKDIESGNYVESSKVANARIEQAGVGMVSDSTTMGWLQRMFMSVLTF; translated from the coding sequence ATGACTGCGCTACGTCTTACTGTCGCGCTCGGCGCCACGTTCTGGCTGGCGGCCTGCGCGAGCCATTCGGATTCCATCGTCGAAACGCCGATGGCGCCGCCGCTCGCGTCCACGCCGTTGAACATCAACACGCAAGGCGCGATCTATCAGGCCGGACAGACGTTGCTGATGTATGAAACGCCACGCGCGCAACATATCGGCGACGTGCTGACGATCGTGCTGTCGGAGTCATATAACGGCAACAACAGCGCGACGGCTGCGGCGAGCCGTTCGAGCAGCATTACCGCCACCGCCGCCGATCAATCGACCAACGCGGCCGCGCGACTCGCGAGGCTGTTCAATATCGGCTCGGCGTCCACGACTTACGCCGGGCAGGGCAACATTACCGATACCAGCGCGATGACCGGCACGCTCGCCGTCACCGTGATCGGCACGATGCCGACCGGCAACCTGGTGGTGTCGGGAGAGAAAGTGATTTCGCAAAGCGGCAACCGCGATCGCTTGCGGCTCTCAGGCATCGTCAATCCGAAGGACATCGAATCGGGCAATTACGTCGAGTCGAGCAAGGTCGCGAACGCGCGCATCGAGCAGGCCGGCGTGGGGATGGTGTCCGATTCCACCACGATGGGCTGGCTGCAAAGAATGTTCATGAGCGTGCTGACTTTCTGA
- a CDS encoding response regulator: protein MNQSILVVDDDPVVRELVSEYLQGRGFKVTTLEHGVALQRALQEERPALIVLDIMMPELDGISALRALRVAGDDIPVILLTARADPIDRVIGLELGADDYLGKPFEPSELVARIRTVLRRRGTIAPSAPEQRAPYRFGHFEVNFPARELRRDGERISLRSSEFAMLKVFVTHAMTVLTRAQLLEKLHGNSEAHRNRSLDVSIWRLRRLIEVDPSEPRYVQTVWGRGYVFVPDGEIGAAERSGTLA from the coding sequence ATGAACCAATCCATCCTGGTCGTCGACGACGACCCCGTCGTACGAGAGCTCGTCAGCGAATATCTGCAGGGACGCGGCTTTAAAGTCACCACGCTCGAACACGGCGTGGCGCTTCAGCGCGCGTTGCAGGAAGAGCGTCCCGCGCTGATCGTGCTCGATATCATGATGCCGGAACTCGACGGCATCAGTGCGCTGCGCGCATTGCGCGTCGCGGGCGACGATATTCCCGTGATTCTATTGACGGCGCGTGCCGACCCGATCGACCGCGTGATCGGTCTCGAACTCGGTGCCGACGATTATCTCGGCAAACCCTTCGAACCGAGCGAACTGGTCGCGCGCATCCGCACGGTGCTGCGCCGTCGCGGCACGATTGCGCCGAGCGCGCCTGAACAGCGTGCACCCTACCGTTTCGGGCATTTCGAAGTGAATTTCCCGGCGCGCGAACTGCGCCGCGACGGCGAACGCATTTCGCTGCGTTCCAGCGAATTCGCAATGCTCAAGGTGTTCGTCACGCACGCGATGACCGTGCTCACGCGCGCGCAGTTGCTGGAGAAATTGCACGGCAACAGCGAGGCGCATCGCAATCGCAGCCTTGATGTGTCGATCTGGCGATTGCGCCGGCTAATCGAGGTAGACCCGTCCGAACCGCGTTACGTGCAGACCGTCTGGGGACGCGGTTACGTGTTCGTGCCGGACGGCGAGATCGGCGCGGCTGAGCGGAGTGGCACACTGGCCTGA
- the thiS gene encoding sulfur carrier protein ThiS, with protein MDIHINQKPLSLPEGATVADALAAFGARPPFAVALNGDFVARTQHAARALQPGDRLDVVQPVAGG; from the coding sequence ATGGACATTCATATCAATCAGAAGCCGTTGTCGTTGCCCGAAGGCGCGACTGTCGCCGATGCGCTCGCCGCGTTCGGCGCGCGTCCGCCGTTCGCGGTCGCGCTGAACGGCGATTTCGTCGCGCGCACCCAGCATGCCGCGCGCGCGCTGCAGCCGGGCGACCGGCTCGATGTCGTGCAACCCGTGGCCGGTGGCTAA
- a CDS encoding thiazole synthase, with translation MQMTSPQTAATASTADALTLYGQTFASRVLLGTSRYPSLQSLSDSIDAARPGMVTVALRRQMNEGGAEAGFFDLLKRHGVPLLPNTAGCLTVGEAVTTAHMAREIFETDWIKLELIGDDYTLQPDPVGLIEAAAQLVKDGFKVLPYCTEDLVIGRRLLDAGCEALMPWGAPIGTGKGVINPYGLRVLRERLPDVPLIVDAGLGVPSHAAQVMEWGFDGVLLNTAVSQATHPDAMARAFALGVEAGRQAYLAGPMAERESAHASTPVVGMPFWHQDGSAA, from the coding sequence ATGCAAATGACTTCCCCCCAAACTGCTGCAACGGCTTCAACCGCCGACGCGCTCACGCTCTACGGCCAGACCTTCGCAAGCCGCGTGCTGCTGGGCACGTCGCGGTATCCGTCGCTGCAATCGCTGTCCGATTCGATCGACGCCGCGCGCCCCGGCATGGTGACCGTCGCGTTGCGCCGTCAGATGAACGAAGGCGGCGCCGAAGCCGGTTTCTTCGACCTGCTCAAGCGCCACGGCGTGCCGCTGCTGCCGAACACGGCCGGCTGCCTGACGGTCGGCGAAGCGGTGACGACCGCGCACATGGCGCGCGAAATCTTCGAAACCGACTGGATCAAGCTCGAACTGATCGGCGACGACTACACGCTGCAGCCCGACCCGGTCGGCCTGATCGAAGCGGCTGCGCAACTGGTCAAGGACGGCTTCAAGGTACTGCCGTATTGCACCGAAGACCTGGTGATCGGCCGCCGTCTGCTGGACGCCGGCTGTGAAGCGCTGATGCCGTGGGGCGCGCCGATCGGCACCGGCAAGGGTGTGATCAATCCGTACGGCTTGCGCGTGCTGCGCGAGCGTCTGCCCGACGTGCCGCTGATCGTCGACGCCGGGCTCGGCGTGCCGTCGCACGCGGCTCAGGTGATGGAGTGGGGCTTCGACGGCGTGTTGCTGAACACGGCGGTGTCGCAGGCCACGCACCCCGATGCGATGGCGCGCGCCTTTGCACTGGGTGTCGAAGCGGGCCGCCAGGCTTATCTGGCGGGGCCGATGGCCGAGCGCGAAAGCGCACACGCGAGCACGCCGGTGGTCGGCATGCCGTTCTGGCACCAAGACGGGAGCGCCGCATGA